One region of Pangasianodon hypophthalmus isolate fPanHyp1 chromosome 15, fPanHyp1.pri, whole genome shotgun sequence genomic DNA includes:
- the amacr gene encoding alpha-methylacyl-CoA racemase isoform X2, which yields MALSGVRVIELAGLAPAPFCGMILSDFGARVIRVDRTKVTMAMDSLARGKQSVALNLKSPQGVAVLKKLCIQSDIVLEPYRKGVMEKLGLGPEELLKENPRLIYARLTGYGQSGSYAKTAGHDINYLAMSGLLSMLGRSSEKPYAPLNLVADFAGGGLMCALGIVLALLERSKSGQGQIIDASMVEGAAYVGSFMWKSRSLGLWNRPRGENMLDSGAPFYDTYQTSDGKHMAVGAIEPQFYDQLIQGLGLDAASLPPQMSFSDWPELRQTFARVFAEKTQAEWSRIFDGTDACVTPVLPLDEAGSHPHNRERGSFLMDAQDEVSPRPAPVLSRTPARPCLSRDPVVGEHTRSVLEEYGFDPAHIEQLLSAGVVECNKAKARL from the exons atggcgcTATCTGGAGTGCGTGTGATTGAGTTAGCCGGACTCGCTCCAGCACCCTTCTGTGGAATGATCCTGTCTGATTTCGGGGCCCGAGTGATCCGTGTAGATCGGACAAAGGTCACCATGGCGATGGACTCACTAGCAAGAGGCAAACAGTCCGTGGCCTTGAACCTGAAGAGTCCACAGGGCGTGGCCGTGCTGAAAAAACTGTGCATTCAGTCAGACATAGTTCTTGAACCTTACCGGAAAG GGGTGATGGAGAAGTTGGGTTTGGGTCCTGAAGAGCTGCTGAAGGAAAATCCTCGCCTTATTTATGCTCGACTCACAGGATATGGCCAGAGCGGCTCCTACGCCAAAACTGCAGGACACGACATTAACTACCTGGCCATGTCAG GACTGCTGTCCATGTTGGGCCGCAGCTCGGAGAAGCCCTATGCCCCGCTGAACTTGGTGGCTGACTTTGCAGGAGGAGGCCTGATGTGTGCTTTAGGGATCGTTCTGGCTTTGCTGGAGAGAAGCAAGTCAGGCCAGGGCCAAATCATCGATGCTAGCATG gtggagGGAGCAGCGTATGTGGGTTCCTTCATGTGGAAGTCTCGCAGTCTTGGTCTGTGGAACCGGCCTCGTGGGGAGAACATGCTGGACAGTGGCGCTCCGTTCTACGACACGTATCAGACCTCTGATGGGAAGCACATGGCTGTGGGGGCCATCGAACCTCAGTTCTATGATCAACTGATCCAAG GCCTTGGATTGGATGCTGCGTCCCTCCCACCGCAGATGAGCTTCTCTGATTGGCCGGAGCTTAGGCAGACATTCGCCCGGGTGTTTGCAGAGAAGACTCAGGCAGAATGGAGCAGGATCTTCGACGGGACGGACGCCTGCGTGACCCCGGTGCTACCTCTGGATGAAGCCGGGTCACATCCACATAACCGAGAGAGGGGTTCGTTTCTGATGGACGCTCAGGATGAGGTCAGTCCTCGCCCTGCACCTGTCCTGTCTCGCACCCCGGCTCGGCCGTGTCTGTCTCGTGACCCTGTCGTGGGTGAACACACTCGCTCCGTGCTGGAGGAATACGGCTTTGATCCGGCTCATATCGAACAGCTGCTGTCAGCCGGCGTGGTGGAGTGCAACAAAGCCAAAGCACGTCTCTAA
- the amacr gene encoding alpha-methylacyl-CoA racemase isoform X1, which produces MSASVSLLISYADSVIFVILCKCVYCFVQCVCVCVCVCEREREREREMALSGVRVIELAGLAPAPFCGMILSDFGARVIRVDRTKVTMAMDSLARGKQSVALNLKSPQGVAVLKKLCIQSDIVLEPYRKGVMEKLGLGPEELLKENPRLIYARLTGYGQSGSYAKTAGHDINYLAMSGLLSMLGRSSEKPYAPLNLVADFAGGGLMCALGIVLALLERSKSGQGQIIDASMVEGAAYVGSFMWKSRSLGLWNRPRGENMLDSGAPFYDTYQTSDGKHMAVGAIEPQFYDQLIQGLGLDAASLPPQMSFSDWPELRQTFARVFAEKTQAEWSRIFDGTDACVTPVLPLDEAGSHPHNRERGSFLMDAQDEVSPRPAPVLSRTPARPCLSRDPVVGEHTRSVLEEYGFDPAHIEQLLSAGVVECNKAKARL; this is translated from the exons ATGTCTGCATCTGTGAGTTTACTTATCAGCTATGCTGACTCTGTGATTTTTGTTATactctgtaaatgtgtgtattgttttgttcagtgtgtgtgtgtgtgtgtgtgtgtgtgtgagagagagagagagagagagagagagatggcgcTATCTGGAGTGCGTGTGATTGAGTTAGCCGGACTCGCTCCAGCACCCTTCTGTGGAATGATCCTGTCTGATTTCGGGGCCCGAGTGATCCGTGTAGATCGGACAAAGGTCACCATGGCGATGGACTCACTAGCAAGAGGCAAACAGTCCGTGGCCTTGAACCTGAAGAGTCCACAGGGCGTGGCCGTGCTGAAAAAACTGTGCATTCAGTCAGACATAGTTCTTGAACCTTACCGGAAAG GGGTGATGGAGAAGTTGGGTTTGGGTCCTGAAGAGCTGCTGAAGGAAAATCCTCGCCTTATTTATGCTCGACTCACAGGATATGGCCAGAGCGGCTCCTACGCCAAAACTGCAGGACACGACATTAACTACCTGGCCATGTCAG GACTGCTGTCCATGTTGGGCCGCAGCTCGGAGAAGCCCTATGCCCCGCTGAACTTGGTGGCTGACTTTGCAGGAGGAGGCCTGATGTGTGCTTTAGGGATCGTTCTGGCTTTGCTGGAGAGAAGCAAGTCAGGCCAGGGCCAAATCATCGATGCTAGCATG gtggagGGAGCAGCGTATGTGGGTTCCTTCATGTGGAAGTCTCGCAGTCTTGGTCTGTGGAACCGGCCTCGTGGGGAGAACATGCTGGACAGTGGCGCTCCGTTCTACGACACGTATCAGACCTCTGATGGGAAGCACATGGCTGTGGGGGCCATCGAACCTCAGTTCTATGATCAACTGATCCAAG GCCTTGGATTGGATGCTGCGTCCCTCCCACCGCAGATGAGCTTCTCTGATTGGCCGGAGCTTAGGCAGACATTCGCCCGGGTGTTTGCAGAGAAGACTCAGGCAGAATGGAGCAGGATCTTCGACGGGACGGACGCCTGCGTGACCCCGGTGCTACCTCTGGATGAAGCCGGGTCACATCCACATAACCGAGAGAGGGGTTCGTTTCTGATGGACGCTCAGGATGAGGTCAGTCCTCGCCCTGCACCTGTCCTGTCTCGCACCCCGGCTCGGCCGTGTCTGTCTCGTGACCCTGTCGTGGGTGAACACACTCGCTCCGTGCTGGAGGAATACGGCTTTGATCCGGCTCATATCGAACAGCTGCTGTCAGCCGGCGTGGTGGAGTGCAACAAAGCCAAAGCACGTCTCTAA